One window of the Ictidomys tridecemlineatus isolate mIctTri1 chromosome 11, mIctTri1.hap1, whole genome shotgun sequence genome contains the following:
- the Prdm2 gene encoding PR domain zinc finger protein 2 isoform X1 codes for MNQNAPEPLAAAETLAEVPEHVLRGLPEEVRLFPSAVDKTRIGVWATKPILKGKKFGPFVGDKKKRSQVKNNVYMWEVYYPNLGWMCIDATDPEKGNWLRYVNWACSGEEQNLFPLEINRAIYYKTLKPIAPGEELLVWYNGEDNPEIAAAIEEERASARSKRSSPKSRKGKKKSQENRNKGNKSQDIAPKTSEPDSTSANMRDSVEGPKEEEERRPAAAPEQPALLQEGVIQDAPPELPISPAAQEPQPEPDGKQEATDCEVNDLDEEEEDEEEEDDDDDLEEDGEEEGDMPNESSVKEPEIRCDEKPEDLLEEPKSISEETPEDSPEGTPVVQIPKTKEEANGEAFEAFMFPCQHCERKFTTKQGLERHMHIHMSTVNHAFKCKYCGKAFGTQINRRRHERRHEAGLKRKPSLTLQPSEDLPDGKVCGENVTPKDELNPSHLGQDCLILNSEKASQETVNSSVVEENGEVKELHPCKYCKKVFGTHTNMRRHQRRVHERHLIPKGVRRKGGLLEEPQPPAEQAPPAQNVYVPSTEPEEEGEADDVYIMDISSNISENLNYYIDGKIQTNNSTSNCDVIEMESSSADLYGINCLLTPVTVEITQSIKTTQVTVTDELPKEPSSSTNSESKKRRTASPPVLPKIKAETDSDPAAPSCSLSLPLSVSTTEAVSFHKEKSVYLSSKLKQLLQTQDKLTPPAEIPKLGPVCVSAPASMLPVTSSRFKRRTSSPPSSPQHSPALRDFGKPSDGKAAWTDAVLTSKKPKLESRSDSPAWSLSGRDERETGSPPCFDEYKISKEWASGPTFSNVCNQQPLDLSSGVKQKAEGTGKASVQWESVLDLSVHRKPGSDSEGKELKENHSVQPSCGAVKKKKPTTCMLQKVLLNEYNGIDLPTENTPDVTRSPSPCKSLDAQPDPDLVPDSGFSAPAIESSAEVCPSSPPLQTSSSSSGQLPPLLIPTDPSSPPPCPPVLTVATPPPPLLPTVPLPAPSSSASPHPCPSPLSNATAQSPLPILSPTVSPSPSPIPPVEQLMSAASPGPPTLSSSSSSSSSSSSSSSSSSFSSSSSSSSPSPPPLSAVSSVISSGDNLEASLPTMTFKQEELENEDLKAREEPQSAVEQDAVQETFSKNFICNVCESPFLSIKDLTKHLSIHAEEWPFKCEFCVQLFKDKTDLSEHRFLLHGVGNIFVCSVCKKEFAFLCNLQQHQRDLHPDEVCTHHEFESGTLRPQNFTDPSKAHMEHMQGLPEGPLETSKEEEEEELNDSSEELYTTIKIMASGIKTKDPDVRLGLNQHYPSFKPPPFQYHHRNPMGIGVTATNFTTHNIPQTFTTAIRCTKCGKGVDNMPELHKHILACASASDKKRYTPKKNPVPLKQTVQPKNGVVVLDNSGKNAFRRMGQPKRLSFSVELSKMSPNKLKLNALKKKNQLVQKAILQKNKSAKQKADLRSSSESSSHICPYCSREFTYIGSLNKHAAFSCPKKPLSPSKKKVSHSSKKGGHSSPASSDRHASSSHRRRTADAEIKLQSTQAPLGKTRARSSGPTQSPLPSSSFRSRQNVKFTASVKSKKPSSSSLRNSSPIRMAKITHVEGKKPKAVAKNHSAQLSGKTSRSLHVRVQKSKAVLQSKSTLASKKRTDRFNVKSRERSGGPITRSLQLAAAADLSEGRREDGSARSELKDFSYSLRLASRCPPPTAPYITRQCRKVKAPAAAQFQGPFFKE; via the exons GTATATTACCCGAATTTGGGATGGATGTGCATCGATGCCACTGATCCGGAGAAGGGGAACTGGCTGCGATATGTGAACTGGGCTTGCTCAGGAGAGGAGCAAAATTTGTTTCCACTGGAAATCAACAGAGCCATTTACTATAAAACTTTAAAG CCAATCGCGCCGGGCGAGGAGCTCCTGGTCTGGTACAATGGGGAAGACAACCCCGAGATAGCAGCTGCGATTGAGGAAGAGCGAGCCAGCGCCCGGAGCAAGCGGAGCTCCCCCAAGAGCCGGAAAG GGAAGAAAAAATcccaagaaaatagaaacaagggAAACAAAAGCCAGGACATAGCACCGAAGACAAGTGAGCCAGATTCCACCTCTGCAAATATGAGAGATTCTGTGGAAG GtcccaaagaagaagaagagaggcgTCCAGCTGCAGCCCCTGAGCAGCCAGCCCTTCTCCAGGAGGGGGTCATCCAGGATGCACCACCAGAACTGCCGATCTCCCCTGCTGCCCAAGAACCACAGCCAGAGCCAGATGGAAAACAAGAAGCCACAGATTGTGAGGTGAATGATctggatgaagaagaggaggatgaggaggaagaagatgacgACGATGATTTGGAGGAAGATGGGGAGGAAGAAGGCGACATGCCAAACGAAAGCTCTGTGAAAGAGCCTGAGATCCGGTGTGATGAGAAGCCAGAGGATTTATTAGAAGAACCAAAAAGCATTTCAGAAGAAACTCCTGAAGACTCTCCAGAAGGGACACCTGTTGTCCAGATCCCCAAAACTAAAGAGGAGGCCAACGGTGAGGCGTTTGAAGCGTTTATGTTTCCATGTCAGCACTGTGAAAGGAAGTTCACCACCAAGCAGGGCCTTGAACGTCACATGCACATCCACATGTCTACAGTCAACCATGCTTTCAAGTGCAAGTACTGTGGGAAAGCCTTTGGCACACAGATCAACAGGAGGCGACACGAGCGTCGCCATGAAGCAGGGTTAAAGCGAAAACCCAGCCTGACACTACAGCCATCAGAGGACCTGCCTGATGGCAAAGTTTGTGGAGAGAATGTCACTCCTAAAGATGAATTGAATCCTTCCCATCTTGGGCAAGACTGTCTGATTCTAAACTCGGAAAAAGCTTCCCAAGAAACGGTAAATTCTTCGGTTGTAGAAGAGAATGGGGAAGTTAAAGAACTTCATCCCTGCAAATATTGTAAAAAGGTTTTCGGAACTCATACCAATATGAGACGGCATCAGCGCAGAGTTCATGAACGCCATCTGATTCCCAAAGGCGTGCGCCGAAAAGGGGGCCTCCTTGAGGAGCCACAGCCACCAGCCGAGCAGGCCCCACCTGCCCAGAATGTCTATGTACCAAGCACAGagccagaggaggaaggggaagcagATGATGTGTACATCATGGACATTTCTAGTAACATCTCTGAAAACTTAAATTACTACATTGACGGTAAAATTCAAACTAACAATAGCACTAGCAACTGTGATGTGATTGAGATGGAATCTAGTTCGGCAGACTTGTATGGCATAAACTGTCTGCTCACTCCAGTTACAGTGGAAATTACTCAAAGTATAAAGACCACACAGGTCACTGTAACAGATGAACTTCCTAAAGAGCCGTCCAGCAGCACAAACTCTGAGTCCAAGAAACGAAGGACTGCTAGTCCGCCTGTGCTCCCCAAAATTAAAGCTGAAACAGACTCTGACCCCGCGGCACCCTCCTGTTCCTTAAGTCTGCCTCTTAGTGTGTCAACAACCGAGGCGGTGTCTTTCCATAAAGAGAAGAGTGTTTATTTGTCGTCAAAGCTCAAACAGCTTCTTCAAACCCAAGACAAGCTAACTCCTCCTGCAGAAATCCCTAAGTTAGGTCCCGTATGTGTCTCCGCTCCTGCATCCATGTTACCCGTGACCTCTAGTAGGTTTAAGAGAAGGACCAGCTCTCCACCCAGTTCTCCACAGCATAGCCCTGCCCTTCGGGACTTTGGGAAACCAAGTGATGGAAAAGCAGCGTGGACAGATGCGGTCCTGACTTCGAAGAAACCCAAATTAGAAAGTCGTAGTGACTCACCAGCGTGGAGTTTGTCTGGGAGAGATGAGAGAGAAACTGGGAGCCCTCCTTGCTTCGATGAATACAAAATATCGAAAGAGTGGGCATCTGGTCCTACTTTCAGCAATGTGTGCAACCAGCAGCCACTGGATTTATCCAGCGGTGTCAAACAGAAGGCTGAGGGTACAGGCAAGGCCTCTGTCCAGTGGGAATCTGTACTGGACCTCAGTGTGCACAGAAAGCCTGGTAGCGACTCTGAAGGCAAGGAGTTGAAAGAGAACCATTCAGTGCAGCCTTCCTGTGGTGCTGTGAAGAAGAAGAAGCCGACCACCTGCATGCTCCAGAAGGTTCTTCTCAATGAGTATAATGGCATTGATTTACCCACAGAAAATACTCCTGATGTGACCAGGAGCCCAAGCCCTTGTAAATCTTTAGATGCCCAGCCAGATCCTGACCTTGTTCCTGACTCTGGTTTCTCTGCCCCTGCCATCGAATCATCTGCTGAAGTTTGTCCTTCGTCACCTCCCCTACAAACATCTTCCTCATCTTCTGGTCAGCTGCCTCCTCTCTTGATCCCCACAGATCCCtcttcccctccaccctgcccTCCTGTGTTAACTGTTGCCACtccgccccctcccctccttccaaCTGTCCCTCTTCCCGCCCCTTCTTCCAGTGCATCTCCTCACCCATGTCCCTCTCCACTCTCGAATGCCACTGCCCAGTCTCCTCTTCCAATTCTGTCCCCAACAGTGTCCCCCTCACCCTCTCCCATTCCTCCTGTGGAGCAGCTCATGTCTGCTGCTTCACCTGGTCCTCCAacactttcttcctcctcctcttcatcatcctcctcgtcctcctcctcgtcctcctcttcattctcctcttcatcttcctcctcatcCCCTTCACCACCCCCTCTCTCAGCAGTGTCATCTGTTATTTCCTCCGGAGATAATCTGGAGGCTTCTCTCCCCACAATGACTTTCAAACAGGAGGAATTAGAGAACGAAGATCTGAAAGCCAGGGAAGAGCCCCAGTCTGCAGTTGAACAGGATGCTGTTCAGGAAACATTCAGCAAAAACTTCATTTGTAATGTCTGTGAATCACCATTTCTTTCCATTAAAGATCTAACCAAACATTTATCTATTCATGCTGAAGAATGGCCCTTCAAATGTGAATTTTGTGTGCAGCTTTTTAAGGATAAAACAGATTTGTCAGAGCATCGCTTTTTGCTTCATGGAGTTGGGAATATCTTTGTGTGTTCTGTTTGTAAAAAAGAGTTTGCTTTCTTGTGCAATTTGCAGCAACACCAGCGAGATCTTCACCCAGATGAGGTGTGCACACACCATGAGTTTGAAAGTGGGACACTGAGGCCCCAGAACTTCACGGATCCCAGCAAGGCCCACATGGAGCATATGCAGGGCTTGCCAGAAGGCCCTTTGGAAACTtccaaagaggaggaggaggaggagttaaaTGATTCCTCTGAAGAGCTTTATACCACCATAAAAATAATGGCTTCTGGAATAAAGACAAAAGATCCAGATGTTCGATTGGGTCTCAATCAGCATTACCCAAGCTTTAAACCACCTCCATTCCAGTACCATCACCGCAACCCCATGGGTATTGGTGTGACGGCCACAAATTTCACCACCCACAATATTCCACAGACTTTTACCACTGCCATTCGCTGCACAAAATGTGGAAAAGGTGTTGACAACATGCCTGAGTTACACAAACATATCTTGGCATGTGCTTCTGCAAGCGACAAGAAGAGGTATACTCCAAAGAAAAATCCAGTACCATTGAAACAAACTGTGCAGCCCAAAAATGGAGTGGTCGTCTTAGACAACTCTGGAAAAAATGCCTTCCGGCGAATGGGACAGCCCAAAAGACTGAGCTTCAGTGTTGAGCTCAGCAAAATGTCACCGAATAAGCTCAAATTAAATGCATTGAAGAAGAAAAACCAACTTGTACAGAAAGCAATccttcaaaaaaacaaatctgcAAAACAGAAGGCTGACTTGAGGAGCTCCTCGGAGTCGTCCTCCCACATCTGCCCCTACTGCAGCCGAGAGTTCACTTACATTGGGAGCCTGAACAAGCACGCGGCATTCAGTTGCCCCAAGAAACCCCTCTCTCCttccaaaaaaaaagtttctcattCATCCAAGAAAGGTGGACACTCATCACCTGCAAGTAGTGACAGACACGCCAGCAGTAGTCACCGCAGACGGACAGCGGATGCTGAGATTAAGCTGCAGAGCACGCAGGCACCCCTGGGCAAGACCCGGGCCCGCAGCTCAGGCCCCACCCAGTCTCCACTGCCCTCCTCATCCTTCCGGTCCAGGCAGAATGTCAAATTCACAGCTTCAGTCAAGTCCAAAAAACCAAGCTCCTCCTCTTTAAGGAACTCTAGCCCTATAAGAATGGCCAAAATCACTCACGTGGAGGGGAAAAAACCCAAAGCTGTGGCCAAGAATCATTCTGCTCAGCTCTCGGGTAAAACCTCCCGGAGCCTGCACGTGAGAGTACAAAAAAGCAAAGCTGTTTTACAAAGCAAGTCTACTTTGGCAAGTAAGAAAAGAACAGACCGGTTCAATGTAAAATCTAGAGAACGGAGTGGGGGGCCGATCACCCGAAGCCTTCAACTGGCAGCTGCCGCCGACCTGAGTGAAGGCAGAAGAGAGGACGGCAGTGCCAGGTCGGAGCTGAAGGACTTCAG
- the Prdm2 gene encoding PR domain zinc finger protein 2 isoform X5, with translation MWEVYYPNLGWMCIDATDPEKGNWLRYVNWACSGEEQNLFPLEINRAIYYKTLKPIAPGEELLVWYNGEDNPEIAAAIEEERASARSKRSSPKSRKGKKKSQENRNKGNKSQDIAPKTSEPDSTSANMRDSVEGPKEEEERRPAAAPEQPALLQEGVIQDAPPELPISPAAQEPQPEPDGKQEATDCEVNDLDEEEEDEEEEDDDDDLEEDGEEEGDMPNESSVKEPEIRCDEKPEDLLEEPKSISEETPEDSPEGTPVVQIPKTKEEANGEAFEAFMFPCQHCERKFTTKQGLERHMHIHMSTVNHAFKCKYCGKAFGTQINRRRHERRHEAGLKRKPSLTLQPSEDLPDGKVCGENVTPKDELNPSHLGQDCLILNSEKASQETVNSSVVEENGEVKELHPCKYCKKVFGTHTNMRRHQRRVHERHLIPKGVRRKGGLLEEPQPPAEQAPPAQNVYVPSTEPEEEGEADDVYIMDISSNISENLNYYIDGKIQTNNSTSNCDVIEMESSSADLYGINCLLTPVTVEITQSIKTTQVTVTDELPKEPSSSTNSESKKRRTASPPVLPKIKAETDSDPAAPSCSLSLPLSVSTTEAVSFHKEKSVYLSSKLKQLLQTQDKLTPPAEIPKLGPVCVSAPASMLPVTSSRFKRRTSSPPSSPQHSPALRDFGKPSDGKAAWTDAVLTSKKPKLESRSDSPAWSLSGRDERETGSPPCFDEYKISKEWASGPTFSNVCNQQPLDLSSGVKQKAEGTGKASVQWESVLDLSVHRKPGSDSEGKELKENHSVQPSCGAVKKKKPTTCMLQKVLLNEYNGIDLPTENTPDVTRSPSPCKSLDAQPDPDLVPDSGFSAPAIESSAEVCPSSPPLQTSSSSSGQLPPLLIPTDPSSPPPCPPVLTVATPPPPLLPTVPLPAPSSSASPHPCPSPLSNATAQSPLPILSPTVSPSPSPIPPVEQLMSAASPGPPTLSSSSSSSSSSSSSSSSSSFSSSSSSSSPSPPPLSAVSSVISSGDNLEASLPTMTFKQEELENEDLKAREEPQSAVEQDAVQETFSKNFICNVCESPFLSIKDLTKHLSIHAEEWPFKCEFCVQLFKDKTDLSEHRFLLHGVGNIFVCSVCKKEFAFLCNLQQHQRDLHPDEVCTHHEFESGTLRPQNFTDPSKAHMEHMQGLPEGPLETSKEEEEEELNDSSEELYTTIKIMASGIKTKDPDVRLGLNQHYPSFKPPPFQYHHRNPMGIGVTATNFTTHNIPQTFTTAIRCTKCGKGVDNMPELHKHILACASASDKKRYTPKKNPVPLKQTVQPKNGVVVLDNSGKNAFRRMGQPKRLSFSVELSKMSPNKLKLNALKKKNQLVQKAILQKNKSAKQKADLRSSSESSSHICPYCSREFTYIGSLNKHAAFSCPKKPLSPSKKKVSHSSKKGGHSSPASSDRHASSSHRRRTADAEIKLQSTQAPLGKTRARSSGPTQSPLPSSSFRSRQNVKFTASVKSKKPSSSSLRNSSPIRMAKITHVEGKKPKAVAKNHSAQLSGKTSRSLHVRVQKSKAVLQSKSTLASKKRTDRFNVKSRERSGGPITRSLQLAAAADLSEGRREDGSARSELKDFSYSLRLASRCPPPTAPYITRQCRKVKAPAAAQFQGPFFKE, from the exons GTATATTACCCGAATTTGGGATGGATGTGCATCGATGCCACTGATCCGGAGAAGGGGAACTGGCTGCGATATGTGAACTGGGCTTGCTCAGGAGAGGAGCAAAATTTGTTTCCACTGGAAATCAACAGAGCCATTTACTATAAAACTTTAAAG CCAATCGCGCCGGGCGAGGAGCTCCTGGTCTGGTACAATGGGGAAGACAACCCCGAGATAGCAGCTGCGATTGAGGAAGAGCGAGCCAGCGCCCGGAGCAAGCGGAGCTCCCCCAAGAGCCGGAAAG GGAAGAAAAAATcccaagaaaatagaaacaagggAAACAAAAGCCAGGACATAGCACCGAAGACAAGTGAGCCAGATTCCACCTCTGCAAATATGAGAGATTCTGTGGAAG GtcccaaagaagaagaagagaggcgTCCAGCTGCAGCCCCTGAGCAGCCAGCCCTTCTCCAGGAGGGGGTCATCCAGGATGCACCACCAGAACTGCCGATCTCCCCTGCTGCCCAAGAACCACAGCCAGAGCCAGATGGAAAACAAGAAGCCACAGATTGTGAGGTGAATGATctggatgaagaagaggaggatgaggaggaagaagatgacgACGATGATTTGGAGGAAGATGGGGAGGAAGAAGGCGACATGCCAAACGAAAGCTCTGTGAAAGAGCCTGAGATCCGGTGTGATGAGAAGCCAGAGGATTTATTAGAAGAACCAAAAAGCATTTCAGAAGAAACTCCTGAAGACTCTCCAGAAGGGACACCTGTTGTCCAGATCCCCAAAACTAAAGAGGAGGCCAACGGTGAGGCGTTTGAAGCGTTTATGTTTCCATGTCAGCACTGTGAAAGGAAGTTCACCACCAAGCAGGGCCTTGAACGTCACATGCACATCCACATGTCTACAGTCAACCATGCTTTCAAGTGCAAGTACTGTGGGAAAGCCTTTGGCACACAGATCAACAGGAGGCGACACGAGCGTCGCCATGAAGCAGGGTTAAAGCGAAAACCCAGCCTGACACTACAGCCATCAGAGGACCTGCCTGATGGCAAAGTTTGTGGAGAGAATGTCACTCCTAAAGATGAATTGAATCCTTCCCATCTTGGGCAAGACTGTCTGATTCTAAACTCGGAAAAAGCTTCCCAAGAAACGGTAAATTCTTCGGTTGTAGAAGAGAATGGGGAAGTTAAAGAACTTCATCCCTGCAAATATTGTAAAAAGGTTTTCGGAACTCATACCAATATGAGACGGCATCAGCGCAGAGTTCATGAACGCCATCTGATTCCCAAAGGCGTGCGCCGAAAAGGGGGCCTCCTTGAGGAGCCACAGCCACCAGCCGAGCAGGCCCCACCTGCCCAGAATGTCTATGTACCAAGCACAGagccagaggaggaaggggaagcagATGATGTGTACATCATGGACATTTCTAGTAACATCTCTGAAAACTTAAATTACTACATTGACGGTAAAATTCAAACTAACAATAGCACTAGCAACTGTGATGTGATTGAGATGGAATCTAGTTCGGCAGACTTGTATGGCATAAACTGTCTGCTCACTCCAGTTACAGTGGAAATTACTCAAAGTATAAAGACCACACAGGTCACTGTAACAGATGAACTTCCTAAAGAGCCGTCCAGCAGCACAAACTCTGAGTCCAAGAAACGAAGGACTGCTAGTCCGCCTGTGCTCCCCAAAATTAAAGCTGAAACAGACTCTGACCCCGCGGCACCCTCCTGTTCCTTAAGTCTGCCTCTTAGTGTGTCAACAACCGAGGCGGTGTCTTTCCATAAAGAGAAGAGTGTTTATTTGTCGTCAAAGCTCAAACAGCTTCTTCAAACCCAAGACAAGCTAACTCCTCCTGCAGAAATCCCTAAGTTAGGTCCCGTATGTGTCTCCGCTCCTGCATCCATGTTACCCGTGACCTCTAGTAGGTTTAAGAGAAGGACCAGCTCTCCACCCAGTTCTCCACAGCATAGCCCTGCCCTTCGGGACTTTGGGAAACCAAGTGATGGAAAAGCAGCGTGGACAGATGCGGTCCTGACTTCGAAGAAACCCAAATTAGAAAGTCGTAGTGACTCACCAGCGTGGAGTTTGTCTGGGAGAGATGAGAGAGAAACTGGGAGCCCTCCTTGCTTCGATGAATACAAAATATCGAAAGAGTGGGCATCTGGTCCTACTTTCAGCAATGTGTGCAACCAGCAGCCACTGGATTTATCCAGCGGTGTCAAACAGAAGGCTGAGGGTACAGGCAAGGCCTCTGTCCAGTGGGAATCTGTACTGGACCTCAGTGTGCACAGAAAGCCTGGTAGCGACTCTGAAGGCAAGGAGTTGAAAGAGAACCATTCAGTGCAGCCTTCCTGTGGTGCTGTGAAGAAGAAGAAGCCGACCACCTGCATGCTCCAGAAGGTTCTTCTCAATGAGTATAATGGCATTGATTTACCCACAGAAAATACTCCTGATGTGACCAGGAGCCCAAGCCCTTGTAAATCTTTAGATGCCCAGCCAGATCCTGACCTTGTTCCTGACTCTGGTTTCTCTGCCCCTGCCATCGAATCATCTGCTGAAGTTTGTCCTTCGTCACCTCCCCTACAAACATCTTCCTCATCTTCTGGTCAGCTGCCTCCTCTCTTGATCCCCACAGATCCCtcttcccctccaccctgcccTCCTGTGTTAACTGTTGCCACtccgccccctcccctccttccaaCTGTCCCTCTTCCCGCCCCTTCTTCCAGTGCATCTCCTCACCCATGTCCCTCTCCACTCTCGAATGCCACTGCCCAGTCTCCTCTTCCAATTCTGTCCCCAACAGTGTCCCCCTCACCCTCTCCCATTCCTCCTGTGGAGCAGCTCATGTCTGCTGCTTCACCTGGTCCTCCAacactttcttcctcctcctcttcatcatcctcctcgtcctcctcctcgtcctcctcttcattctcctcttcatcttcctcctcatcCCCTTCACCACCCCCTCTCTCAGCAGTGTCATCTGTTATTTCCTCCGGAGATAATCTGGAGGCTTCTCTCCCCACAATGACTTTCAAACAGGAGGAATTAGAGAACGAAGATCTGAAAGCCAGGGAAGAGCCCCAGTCTGCAGTTGAACAGGATGCTGTTCAGGAAACATTCAGCAAAAACTTCATTTGTAATGTCTGTGAATCACCATTTCTTTCCATTAAAGATCTAACCAAACATTTATCTATTCATGCTGAAGAATGGCCCTTCAAATGTGAATTTTGTGTGCAGCTTTTTAAGGATAAAACAGATTTGTCAGAGCATCGCTTTTTGCTTCATGGAGTTGGGAATATCTTTGTGTGTTCTGTTTGTAAAAAAGAGTTTGCTTTCTTGTGCAATTTGCAGCAACACCAGCGAGATCTTCACCCAGATGAGGTGTGCACACACCATGAGTTTGAAAGTGGGACACTGAGGCCCCAGAACTTCACGGATCCCAGCAAGGCCCACATGGAGCATATGCAGGGCTTGCCAGAAGGCCCTTTGGAAACTtccaaagaggaggaggaggaggagttaaaTGATTCCTCTGAAGAGCTTTATACCACCATAAAAATAATGGCTTCTGGAATAAAGACAAAAGATCCAGATGTTCGATTGGGTCTCAATCAGCATTACCCAAGCTTTAAACCACCTCCATTCCAGTACCATCACCGCAACCCCATGGGTATTGGTGTGACGGCCACAAATTTCACCACCCACAATATTCCACAGACTTTTACCACTGCCATTCGCTGCACAAAATGTGGAAAAGGTGTTGACAACATGCCTGAGTTACACAAACATATCTTGGCATGTGCTTCTGCAAGCGACAAGAAGAGGTATACTCCAAAGAAAAATCCAGTACCATTGAAACAAACTGTGCAGCCCAAAAATGGAGTGGTCGTCTTAGACAACTCTGGAAAAAATGCCTTCCGGCGAATGGGACAGCCCAAAAGACTGAGCTTCAGTGTTGAGCTCAGCAAAATGTCACCGAATAAGCTCAAATTAAATGCATTGAAGAAGAAAAACCAACTTGTACAGAAAGCAATccttcaaaaaaacaaatctgcAAAACAGAAGGCTGACTTGAGGAGCTCCTCGGAGTCGTCCTCCCACATCTGCCCCTACTGCAGCCGAGAGTTCACTTACATTGGGAGCCTGAACAAGCACGCGGCATTCAGTTGCCCCAAGAAACCCCTCTCTCCttccaaaaaaaaagtttctcattCATCCAAGAAAGGTGGACACTCATCACCTGCAAGTAGTGACAGACACGCCAGCAGTAGTCACCGCAGACGGACAGCGGATGCTGAGATTAAGCTGCAGAGCACGCAGGCACCCCTGGGCAAGACCCGGGCCCGCAGCTCAGGCCCCACCCAGTCTCCACTGCCCTCCTCATCCTTCCGGTCCAGGCAGAATGTCAAATTCACAGCTTCAGTCAAGTCCAAAAAACCAAGCTCCTCCTCTTTAAGGAACTCTAGCCCTATAAGAATGGCCAAAATCACTCACGTGGAGGGGAAAAAACCCAAAGCTGTGGCCAAGAATCATTCTGCTCAGCTCTCGGGTAAAACCTCCCGGAGCCTGCACGTGAGAGTACAAAAAAGCAAAGCTGTTTTACAAAGCAAGTCTACTTTGGCAAGTAAGAAAAGAACAGACCGGTTCAATGTAAAATCTAGAGAACGGAGTGGGGGGCCGATCACCCGAAGCCTTCAACTGGCAGCTGCCGCCGACCTGAGTGAAGGCAGAAGAGAGGACGGCAGTGCCAGGTCGGAGCTGAAGGACTTCAG